ATCACACAGAGCCAGCTTGCAGTCAACGGAATGGCAAAGAAAGCATACAAAAATATCCGTCGCGCCCTTGCACTGCTGAAAGATTTTTCAGATAATAAGTTCAACAAAATTCAGGAAAAGGAAAATCTGATCGACAAATACGAAGATAAACTGGGAACCTATCTGATGCAGCTCAATATGCACGACCTGACACCGGAACAGTCCAAACAGACCGCCAAGTTTCTTCATACGATCAGTGATTTTGAACGTCTGGGTGACCATGCAGTCAATATTTCCCGTGTTGCACAGGAACTTCATGAAAAATCACGTATTTTTTCAGATGCAGCCAAATACGAGCTTCATGTTCTTGAATCCGCATTAAAAGAGCTCCTTGATCTCACGATCAATTCATTTGTAGATGAAGACCTTGTAAATGCTGCCAAAGTAGAACCGCTTCGCGAACTGATCGGTATTTTATGCAACGATTTGAAAATGCGTCATATTAAAAGGCTCCGTAACGGGCAGTGTGATCTGAACACCGGATTTGCATTTAACGATCTGCTCACCAACTATGATCGTATTGCAGCCCACTGTTCTAACATTGCCGTTGCAATCCTGGAACTGGATTCTTCCAATTTCGATATGCACGAATACACTAAGAGTGTACGGAAATTGAAAGACAACAATTATGTATCCACCTTTGATTATTACGAGCAGAAATATAATATCAACGGTTATCAGCCGGAAGCGGAACAGGATACAAAAGCAGCCGCCAAAAACCCGGTCAAAGCTGTTGAAGCCAAAAAATAATCTTACAACGAGAAAGGAATCTGCTGTAATGTCTTCTTTAAATATTTCATCGCAGGCGCACATTGCCAGTCAGTCCGTCATCCTAGGTGATGTCACTATCGGTGCTGACTCAAGCGTATTCTATTACGCAGTCGTCCGTGGCGACGAGGCATCGATCACGATTGGCAGGCGCAGCAATATCCAGGATAACAGTACCGTCCATGTAGATTACGGTTTTCCGACCGTTATCGGTGATGATGTCACTGTTGGTCACAACTGTGTGATCCACGGCTGTACAATTGGTGACGCGTCTCTAATCGGGATGGGAAGTACGATTTTAAACGGTGCAAAGATTGGAAAGCATTGCCTGATCGGTGCCGGAAGTCTGGTTACTCAGAACACAGTTATTCCGGATGGAATGCTGGTTATCGGAAGCCCGGCAAAAGTAAAAAGACCTCTTACTGAGGAAGAGATCCAGTCAATTTATAAAAATGCTGCAGATTATGTTACATTATCGGCTGCGCAGTTTGAATAGAATATCAAATCTGAAATATGTACACTATTAAAAAAGGTATCGAAAATCATTTATGTTTGATTTTCGATACCTTTTTTATCTACTACAACACTTTATTTTTCATCCACGATCTGGAACACATAGAATTTAAGATAATACGATTCTTCTGCAGACCACAGAATCGGATGATCCGGTGCCTGTGTCCGGTATTCTACCTGTCTGATCCTCTTATGCACATTCTGCGCTGCCTGGTGGATCGTCTTCGTAAAAAGCTCATAATCCATAAAATGCGAGCAGGAACAGGTTGCCAGATATCCGCCTGGTTTTACCAGCTTCATTCCGCGCATATTGATCTCACGATATCCCTTTGTCGCATTCTTGATCGTCTTACGGGATTTGGTAAATGCAGGTGGATCCAGGATTACCACATCATACTGCTTTCCTTCTTCTTCCAGCTTTGGAAGCAGGTCAAATACATCTGCACAGACAAATTCAACTCTATCCTCTAATCCATTGAGTCTTGCGTTCTCTCTTGCCTGTTCTATGCCAAGTTCTGAAGCATCTACACCTGTCACATGCTTTGCCCCTGCAATCCCTGCATTCAGCGCAAAAGAGCCTGTGTGCGTGAAGCAGTCCAGCACCTCTGCATCCTTGCAAAGTCTCTGGATTGCCAGACGATTGTATTTCTGATCCAGGAAAAATCCTGTCTTCTGTCCGTCTTTGACATCAACCATATATCTGACACCATTTTCCACAATCTCAACTTTGGTATCAAATTCTTCACCGATAAAGCCTTTGACTCTCTCCATTCCTTCATTCTGACGAACCTTTGCATCGCTTCGTTCATACACGCCACGGATCGTAATTCCATCTTCTGAAAGTACCTCTTTCAGAATGTCCACGATTTCTTCTTTCATCCGGTCAATTCCGAGTGCAAGAGACTCTACAACCAACACATCTGAGAATTTATCGATCACCAGTCCGGGAAGAAAATCCGCTTCCCCGAAAATCACACGGCAGCTTGATGTATCTACTGTCTTTTTCCGGTATTCCCACGCATCTCTCACCCGCATTTCCAGAAATGCATGATCGATCTCCTGATCCTGCTTTCTTGTCATCATACGGATCCGGATCTTAGAATTCATATTGATAAATCCTCTTCCCATTCCGTACCCGTCAAAATCATGGACGATCACAATATCACCATTCTCAAATTCTCCCATAATCGAATCAATTTCATTATCGAATATCCAGGCGCCGCCTGATTTCAGCAGACGTCCCTCACCCTTTTTCAATGTCACTATAGCCTGACGCATCTTTTCTCCTTCCACATACTCTTACGTATTCTTCTTCAAATATTATCCACGGAGTCCTGCAATAATCCGACCTGGATAGAGCAGAAGATCCAGTCCATCCTGCATAGATCTGACACAGAGATCCGCATTTTTCAATAATTTCCCATAGACCCCTTCCCGGTCCATAACAGCGATGGAAAGCGCCGCCTCTTTCAGCATCCACTCATCGTTTCTGCCATTACCGATTGCCACACAGCGTTTTGCACCGGTTGCTTTTACCAATTCCCTTTTATACTCCTTTGCATTACCTGTCGGAAATGTCTCCAGGATCACCGGAAGCCCTTCGCACTGCGCTTTCGCATTTCCATGCGTATCTGCAGTCAGTACATAAATTCGGAACTGCTCTGAAAGTGCGATAAGACGTTCCTTCACACTCGGCGGGATCACGCCGTCCACAGCTATCGTCCCGTTCATATCTAAAAATATCGTATCAAGTTCTAATGTTTTATATTCCGGAATAACCAGTTTCATAGGAACTCCTTTCCTGCCATCTGGCATGTTGCTTTTTTTATTATAATACATATTTCATACAGACTCCACATATTTTGTAACAACTGATTTATCTGATAAAGAGGAGGATTGTAAATATGAAACCAGTTGTTGGAATCTTATGCTGTGGCTTCGACGGCAAAAACCAGTTTGTAACCGATACCTATGTGCGGGCAGTCCGCATTTCCGGAGGAATCCCCCTGCTGATACCGATTCTTCCTCAGGATTTCCCGATCAATTCTTATCTTGACATATGCGATGGATTTCTGCTCCCCGGAGGAGGTGATTTTACACCGTTTCTCTTCAATGAAGATCCACTTCCAGGTGTAGGACAGACCAATCTTTCTGTAGATCTTTTCCAGATTCATTTTGCAGAGGAAATCTTAAAACGTCATCTTCCGGTAATCGGCATCTGCCGGGGTATGCAGGTGCTCAACGCCGCCTGTGGCGGAAGTATCTACCAGGATCTTTCCTGTCAGCCCGGAGATCCTTTTCTGCATATGCAGACCTCACAGAACCGCAGCGATATGTGGCACCAGATTTTCATCGCCAAAGACAGCCATCTTCATGAACTGACCGGAGACACTCTGTATACCAATAGTTTCCACCATCAGTCCGTTCATCTGCTCGGAAAAAATGTCCATGCATGTGCACACACTTCTGATGGCACAGTTGAGGCAATTGAAATCGAAGGACAGCCTTTTGCACTTGGCGTTCAGTGGCATCCGGAATCCATGTTTTTTACTTCTCCATGTATGCGGGAATTGTTTTCGCTTTTCGTCCGGTCGATGCTTCCCGGAACAGATTAAATCCCTTTTGTCGGGCTGCAGACTCTGCTGTCTGCGGTCCCTTCAGAATATATGTATACTATGTTCACAAACGTTCATAATTCTTTCAAATTATAAACACACTTTTTTCACAAGATACGAGTATACTAATAATTGTCAAAAGGAAATAAACCTTTTCACATAATAAAATTTTTCTTTTTCATAAACGCCGATATTCGGGAAACCGGATATCGGCTCTCCTCATTTTCAGGGGTTATTTCAGATATTCCAGAAGTCCTCGCAGGTCTGGAACGACATGATCTGCCATCTTTTTGACCTCTTCGTCTGCAGGTGTCAGATCCGGAACCATCGTCACATGGCAGCCCGCCTGGTAAGCCGCATTTACCCCGTTCGGTGAATCTTCGACCGCCATGCACTCTTCAGGCTTCCGCCCGATCTTCTCACAGGCATAGAGATACACATCCGGTCTCGGTTTTCCCAATTTCACCATAGATGCACTGATGATTTCATCAAACAGCTCTTTAAATCCGACCATTTCCAGATAACGCACAGCCCTGTCTTCCGCTGTAGCCGTCACGACTGCCGTCTGATAACCACGTCTTTTCAGCTCCTTGATCGTCTCTTCCACATACGGTTTCTTCTCAATTCCGAAACGCGCAATATGATCACTCATCAGCTCCTGTCTGCGCCGTCTGAGCTCATCGTATGGGAAATCCTCTCCAAAAATTCCCTTCATCTGCTCTCTTGCAAATACGGATGCACAGCTGCGGAATTTGTATGCCGTTTCCAGATCCAGCCGGTATCCTGCCTCCCGCATTGCCTTTTGTTTGTATACTGTCAGATATTTCTCTGTATCGATCAGGATGCCATCCATATCAAAAAGTACTGCTTTCATCTTGTCCTCCTGTAGTATATTTCATTTTGTAAAAACAATTACTTTCTATATCATACCATTCCCTTCAGGAAGAAAAAAGACGGAGATTTTATTCTCCGCCTTTTGAATGTTTGCTTATATCTATTTTGTATTTTCTGTGCTGCCGGTACTTCCTGTACTGTTTGAACCGCTTTTGCTGCTGTCAGATGAAGTACTTTTCACCTGCTTGCAGTTGTCTGCTACCCAGTCTTCTACGATATCCAGTCTTGCTGTCTTCTCCAGATTCTCCAGGTTTCCAGCATCTTCCAGTGCTTTTTTGAGTGCATCTACATCTTCGTATCCGTAAGCCTTTGCATACTCCTTATACTTCTTCTCAAGTGTCTTATCTGACACATCGATCTTTGCTTTCTCAATGATCAGATCTGCCGCAAGGTTGGCCTTTACCTGATCCTTTGCAGCCTGGGTTGCCTTTGAATTAAAAGTTTCCTCATCCATATTCATATACTGTTTAAGGAAATCTGCAAAATCAAGGTTATAATAAGATGCCATATTCTTATACTGTGTCTTGATCGAACTGATCATATTCTTCAGATCCTTCTTCGGATACTTGTTCACAGTTGTGTTCTCAAGTACTGCTTTCCATGCATTTTCCTTGATTGTATTCTGCTGGTTTTCTTTGCCGTTTTTTTTCAGAGATTTTTTAATTTCCTTTTTGTACTCTTCCACCGTCTTGGAAGTATCAGAAACACTCTGTACAAATTCATCTGTAAGTTCCGGTACATCGGTCTGGCTGATTCCCTTCAGTGTAACGGTAAATACGACTGCCTGACCTGCAAGATCTTCATTTCCATAGTTCTCCGGGAAAGTCAGATCCAGATCAAAAGTATCGCCAATATTGTGTCCGACAACGCCATCCTCAAATCCGTCAATAAACTGACCACTTCCTAATGTAAGCTGTGCATCTGTCGCTGTTCCACCATCAAATGCCACACCATCTTTCTTTCCTTCGTAGTCAATCGTTACCGTATCTCCGGTTTGTGCTGCACGGTCTGTAACTTCTGTTGTAGTTGATTTAGACTGAAGTACACTGTTGATCTGTGCTTCTACATCATTATCCGATACCGCATCCGCATCTACTTTATCAATCTCCACACCTTTATATTTTGTAATCGTAACATAATCATTGGAAATCTCACCGGAGCATCCGGTAAGAAATAATGACAATGCACAGATACCTGCTGCCAGTACTGCTAATTTCTTTTTCATTTTCTTTTACACCTCTTATATCTTCATTCTCTCTGACTGTCCAAATCACCCACATCAGAGCGCTACATATGATTATAACACATAATCCGTCATTGAAAAGGGATTTCCCAAAATTCACATTTATTTCAGATTTTCCATTACTTTCAAAAAGCCGCCAAAAACTTCAAATTACTTGCACTTGTCTACAAACAATGCTACAATAAGCTATGTGTAAATATGATTTGAGGAGGAAAACCCGTGAGTAAGATAACGATCGTATTACTGGTAATTCTTGCCGTACTGCTTATCGCCCTGGTTGTTCTGTATTTCCTCGGTAAGAAAGCGCAGAAAAAGCAGGCAGAACAGGAAGAGATGATTGCAGCTGCTGCACAGCAGGTCAACATCCTGGTTATCGACAAAGGTAAGATGAAGCTTAAAGATGCCGGTTTCCCGTCAGTTGTTCTTGAGAATACACCTAAGTATCTTCGTCGTTCAAAGGTACCTGTAGTCAAGGCAAAAGTCGGACCAAAGATCATGACTCTGATGTGTGATGCAAGCATCTATGATCTTATTCCAGTCAAAAAAGAAGTAAAAGCAACCGTAAGCGGTATTTACATCACTGCAGTAAAAGGAGTCAGAGGTTCTCTTGAGACTCCACCTAAGAAAAAAGGATTCTGGGCAAGACTGCGGAACAAGTAACAAAAAAGGGTAAATGATTCTGAGCTGATTGAATCATTTACCCTTTTTGTTTTATTTTCCTGAAATTGCTTCCTCTGCCTGTGCTTTCGGTCTTATGCTCATTGCGATCCGGCAGTCTGCCGTCGCTTCATGATTCACATCAAGCCCGTACTCCACAGCAATATCAATTCGCTCATCATCCACATTCACATCCAGCTTCCGTGTATGAATTCCAACATGAAGCTGCCCATACGGTGTATCATAATATGTGACATTCATCTGATTCTTCTCAAATACCATATGTGCATTCGTAATTCCGCTCTTCATGATCTCCATCGAATCTTCACCGGTGATCTTGATCTTATTCTTAACCACCCCCGGAATCCCTTCCATTACTTCATCATAAAGAATATAATGCTTTCCGTTCTTCCAGTAATAGCTCGCCGGAGTGATCACTTCGATCGGCTCATTCTCTTCATTTTCTTCCGGATCTGCAAATACCATATCATGCAGTCCGGAAATCGTCAATAATACATCCTGTGTCATACACGTCATCCAATCTGTCTGTTATTAGATGGCAAGCTGTTTTGCGATATCGTACTGGTACTCCGGAATTCCTTTCTGCATTGCCAGTGCTTCGTTGATATCGAAGTCAATATACTCGCCATGTTTGTATCCTACTACACGGTTTGTTTTTCCTTCAAGAAGAAGATCTACAGCAAGAGATCCCATGATAGATGCATAAACTCTGTCTTTTGCTGTCGGGCTTCCTCCACGCTGCATATGACCAAGAATAGTAGCACGTGTCTCCATACCCGTCTCTTTTTCGATTCTCTTTGCCATATTCATAGAATCACCGATACCTTCGGCATTGATGATAATGTAATGCTTTTTACCGCGTTTTCTGCTTTCTTTGATGTCTGCAATGATCTTTGCTTCATCGTAGTCATGTTCCTCAGGAAGAAGAATCTTCTCTGCTCCATTGGCAATACCACACCACAGTGCAAGGTATCCCGCATCACGTCCCATAACTTCGATAATACTACATCTTTCATGTGATGTAGATGTATCACGTACTTTGTCAATTGCTTCCATCGCTGTATTAACCGCTGTATCGAATCCGATTGTGTATTCTGTACATGCGATATCAAGATCGATCGTTCCCGGAAGTCCGATTGTATTTACTCCAAAATCAGATAATTTCTGTGCTCCCTTGAAGGAACCGTCTCCTCCGATAACTACCAGACCGTCAATTCCATATTTCTTACAGATTGCTGCTGCTTTCTGCTGTCCTTCTGGTGTACGCATTTCCTCGCAACGGGCTGTCAGAAGAATCGTTCCACCTCTCTGGATCGTGTCTGATACATCTCTGGCACTTAAATCAATAATTTCCTCGTTAAGAAGTCCTGAATAACCTCTTCTGATTCCTCTTACCTTCAGTCCTTTTCCCAATGCGGTTCTTACAACTGCACGGATTGCAGCGTTCATTCCCGGTGCGTCTCCACCACTGGTCAATACGCCGATAGTTCTGATTACTTTTTCTGCCATGATATGTCTCCTCCGTCTCTTCTACTTTGTAACTTTACTATCCTTTTGCTTAATTTATCTCAATCCACACGTTATTGTATAATATTCACCCCTTCATTTCAATGGGTTTTTCTATTACTTTTACACAATCTTCTCCAAA
The sequence above is drawn from the Coprococcus comes ATCC 27758 genome and encodes:
- a CDS encoding HAD family hydrolase, which gives rise to MKAVLFDMDGILIDTEKYLTVYKQKAMREAGYRLDLETAYKFRSCASVFAREQMKGIFGEDFPYDELRRRRQELMSDHIARFGIEKKPYVEETIKELKRRGYQTAVVTATAEDRAVRYLEMVGFKELFDEIISASMVKLGKPRPDVYLYACEKIGRKPEECMAVEDSPNGVNAAYQAGCHVTMVPDLTPADEEVKKMADHVVPDLRGLLEYLK
- the tig gene encoding trigger factor — encoded protein: MKKKLAVLAAGICALSLFLTGCSGEISNDYVTITKYKGVEIDKVDADAVSDNDVEAQINSVLQSKSTTTEVTDRAAQTGDTVTIDYEGKKDGVAFDGGTATDAQLTLGSGQFIDGFEDGVVGHNIGDTFDLDLTFPENYGNEDLAGQAVVFTVTLKGISQTDVPELTDEFVQSVSDTSKTVEEYKKEIKKSLKKNGKENQQNTIKENAWKAVLENTTVNKYPKKDLKNMISSIKTQYKNMASYYNLDFADFLKQYMNMDEETFNSKATQAAKDQVKANLAADLIIEKAKIDVSDKTLEKKYKEYAKAYGYEDVDALKKALEDAGNLENLEKTARLDIVEDWVADNCKQVKSTSSDSSKSGSNSTGSTGSTENTK
- a CDS encoding gamma-glutamyl-gamma-aminobutyrate hydrolase family protein gives rise to the protein MKPVVGILCCGFDGKNQFVTDTYVRAVRISGGIPLLIPILPQDFPINSYLDICDGFLLPGGGDFTPFLFNEDPLPGVGQTNLSVDLFQIHFAEEILKRHLPVIGICRGMQVLNAACGGSIYQDLSCQPGDPFLHMQTSQNRSDMWHQIFIAKDSHLHELTGDTLYTNSFHHQSVHLLGKNVHACAHTSDGTVEAIEIEGQPFALGVQWHPESMFFTSPCMRELFSLFVRSMLPGTD
- a CDS encoding HAD family hydrolase, with the protein product MKLVIPEYKTLELDTIFLDMNGTIAVDGVIPPSVKERLIALSEQFRIYVLTADTHGNAKAQCEGLPVILETFPTGNAKEYKRELVKATGAKRCVAIGNGRNDEWMLKEAALSIAVMDREGVYGKLLKNADLCVRSMQDGLDLLLYPGRIIAGLRG
- a CDS encoding class I SAM-dependent rRNA methyltransferase, whose protein sequence is MRQAIVTLKKGEGRLLKSGGAWIFDNEIDSIMGEFENGDIVIVHDFDGYGMGRGFINMNSKIRIRMMTRKQDQEIDHAFLEMRVRDAWEYRKKTVDTSSCRVIFGEADFLPGLVIDKFSDVLVVESLALGIDRMKEEIVDILKEVLSEDGITIRGVYERSDAKVRQNEGMERVKGFIGEEFDTKVEIVENGVRYMVDVKDGQKTGFFLDQKYNRLAIQRLCKDAEVLDCFTHTGSFALNAGIAGAKHVTGVDASELGIEQARENARLNGLEDRVEFVCADVFDLLPKLEEEGKQYDVVILDPPAFTKSRKTIKNATKGYREINMRGMKLVKPGGYLATCSCSHFMDYELFTKTIHQAAQNVHKRIRQVEYRTQAPDHPILWSAEESYYLKFYVFQIVDEK
- a CDS encoding gamma carbonic anhydrase family protein; translation: MSSLNISSQAHIASQSVILGDVTIGADSSVFYYAVVRGDEASITIGRRSNIQDNSTVHVDYGFPTVIGDDVTVGHNCVIHGCTIGDASLIGMGSTILNGAKIGKHCLIGAGSLVTQNTVIPDGMLVIGSPAKVKRPLTEEEIQSIYKNAADYVTLSAAQFE
- the pfkA gene encoding 6-phosphofructokinase, whose translation is MAEKVIRTIGVLTSGGDAPGMNAAIRAVVRTALGKGLKVRGIRRGYSGLLNEEIIDLSARDVSDTIQRGGTILLTARCEEMRTPEGQQKAAAICKKYGIDGLVVIGGDGSFKGAQKLSDFGVNTIGLPGTIDLDIACTEYTIGFDTAVNTAMEAIDKVRDTSTSHERCSIIEVMGRDAGYLALWCGIANGAEKILLPEEHDYDEAKIIADIKESRKRGKKHYIIINAEGIGDSMNMAKRIEKETGMETRATILGHMQRGGSPTAKDRVYASIMGSLAVDLLLEGKTNRVVGYKHGEYIDFDINEALAMQKGIPEYQYDIAKQLAI
- a CDS encoding DUF1934 domain-containing protein encodes the protein MTQDVLLTISGLHDMVFADPEENEENEPIEVITPASYYWKNGKHYILYDEVMEGIPGVVKNKIKITGEDSMEIMKSGITNAHMVFEKNQMNVTYYDTPYGQLHVGIHTRKLDVNVDDERIDIAVEYGLDVNHEATADCRIAMSIRPKAQAEEAISGK